A part of Desulfovibrio legallii genomic DNA contains:
- a CDS encoding HD-GYP domain-containing protein, with product MAQNIRESRPIPQNINEEYYQISGEILSSFPKYRPPVDLFSFREDISVLAPYCKKGVRLSNEQVDEVAALCAEGNLFVSRSDHPIYSRHIVKQLDLVLQDQNLKEAEIADICIRALLLRYGQFAEQPVKLVFEPLYRDVMVVTEYLWNDRHRCTIFMRRLFRKYSQPRHAINTMIVGLWLWLQGTGEIRRRDLDRMALAFLLHDVGMLKVPAFLTNKSGPLKTEEREKILPHPLVGIKLMQKMDVAFEELVRACFEHHERLDGSGYPQHLKGAQISRVGRITAIADSFSAMICDRPYGQSKDILAAAKELAGDARYDQEMTNRLLTAFAAGGIGPTVDMDAAVDAPETAAD from the coding sequence ATGGCCCAGAATATTAGGGAAAGCCGGCCCATCCCTCAGAACATCAATGAGGAATACTACCAGATTAGTGGAGAAATCCTCTCCAGCTTTCCCAAATACCGTCCGCCGGTAGATCTGTTCAGCTTTCGCGAGGACATCAGCGTGCTGGCCCCCTACTGCAAAAAGGGCGTGCGGCTCAGCAACGAGCAGGTGGACGAGGTGGCCGCCCTCTGCGCCGAGGGCAATCTTTTTGTTTCCCGCTCCGACCACCCCATCTACTCGCGCCATATCGTCAAGCAGCTGGACCTGGTGCTGCAGGATCAGAACCTCAAGGAAGCGGAAATCGCCGACATCTGCATCCGCGCTCTGCTCCTGCGCTACGGGCAATTTGCGGAACAGCCGGTCAAGCTGGTCTTTGAGCCTCTGTACCGCGACGTCATGGTGGTAACGGAATACCTCTGGAACGACCGCCACCGCTGCACTATCTTTATGCGGCGGCTGTTCCGCAAATATTCCCAGCCGCGCCACGCCATCAACACCATGATTGTGGGCCTCTGGCTGTGGCTGCAAGGCACGGGCGAAATCCGCCGCCGCGACCTGGACCGCATGGCCCTTGCCTTCTTGCTGCACGATGTGGGCATGCTCAAGGTGCCCGCCTTCCTGACCAACAAATCCGGCCCCCTCAAGACGGAGGAACGGGAAAAAATTCTGCCGCACCCCCTGGTGGGCATCAAACTCATGCAGAAGATGGACGTAGCCTTCGAGGAGCTGGTGCGGGCCTGCTTTGAGCACCACGAACGCCTGGACGGCTCCGGCTATCCGCAACACCTCAAGGGCGCGCAGATCAGCCGGGTGGGCCGCATCACGGCCATTGCGGATTCCTTTTCCGCCATGATCTGCGACCGCCCCTACGGCCAGAGCAAGGACATCCTGGCCGCCGCCAAAGAGCTGGCCGGCGACGCCCGCTACGACCAGGAAATGACCAACCGGCTGCTCACGGCCTTTGCCGCCGGCGGCATCGGCCCCACGGTGGATATGGACGCCGCTGTGGACGCCCCGGAAACGGCCGCGGACTGA